The following are encoded together in the Tripterygium wilfordii isolate XIE 37 chromosome 3, ASM1340144v1, whole genome shotgun sequence genome:
- the LOC119989654 gene encoding wall-associated receptor kinase-like 20 encodes MILGKRNLQLPFVCPWYLFLLCYHCSSLKTCPNCGSIEVPYPLSTNPNCGDPDYSLRCDSHSHKLYFDALNGSSYLVLQIMASSQHMVVQTSPWLPGACITQDMPVSEGLWLNRTLPFNVTSSNTIFLFNCSPRLLVSPLNCTDSSLCHLYLESSGHVDDKRALECASSLRPCCTFVAGGMPSAYKIRLHSSGCRAFRSILHLDTDKPANQWEEGLEIQWAVPLEPVCKNQLDCSGASKCVPAGAKGRSRCVCNRGYHWDHILLSCMRKKSSTRAGLRLKVSIGVFSFFSVAIVLGAITVRRAYKRSNQAKLAKAREDLLKSNNGGKTARMFHLKEVKKATNNFSEDRVLGSGGFGEVYKGVLQDGTLVAVKSARVGNIKSTQQVLNEVGILSQVNHKNLVRLLGCCVEAEQPLMIYEYISNGTLHDHLHGKYSTFLDWKKRLRIALQTAEALTYLHSAAYTPIYHRDVKSSNILLDDDFNAKVADFGLSRLACPGLSHVSTCAQGTLGYLDPEYYRNYQLTDKSDVYSYGVVLLELLTSQKAIDFSRNENDVNLVIFVSERATGGALMDVVDDRLLGKEPSGNLEISVRLFSELALACLQERKTDRPCMKDVVQELQHIIQTVDQEEV; translated from the coding sequence ATGATCTTAGGTAAGAGAAATCTACAACTACCTTTTGTTTGTCCTtggtatcttttccttctctgttACCATTGTTCTTCCCTGAAAACTTGTCCAAATTGTGGCTCAATCGAAGTTCCATATCCTCTGAGCACAAACCCCAACTGTGGTGATCCAGACTATTCCCTCCGTTGCGATTCTCATTCTCATAAACtttactttgatgctctgaATGGAAGTTCTTACCTTGTTCTTCAAATCATGGCTTCATCTCAACACATGGTAGTGCAAACATCACCATGGCTACCTGGTGCATGCATTACTCAAGACATGCCTGTGAGTGAGGGCCTCTGGTTGAATCGGACACTCCCCTTCAATGTCACCTCATCGAACACAATCTTCCTCTTTAATTGTTCACCACGCCTTTTGGTCTCTCCTCTGAACTGTACGGATTCTAGTCTTTGTCACCTATACTTGGAGAGCTCTGGGCATGTTGATGACAAACGAGCTCTTGAGTGTGCTAGTAGTCTTCGCCCTTGCTGCACCTTTGTTGCAGGTGGAATGCCTTCAGCTTACAAGATACGTCTTCACAGTTCAGGCTGTAGAGCATTCAGAAGCATCCTTCATCTGGATACTGATAAGCCAGCGAATCAATGGGAAGAGGGTTTGGAAATCCAATGGGCAGTGCCACTTGAACCAGTTTGTAAAAACCAGCTTGATTGCTCTGGGGCTTCCAAGTGTGTACCAGCTGGTGCAAAAGGGCGCTCTCGCTGTGTTTGCAATAGAGGCTACCACTGGGACCATATTCTATTAAGTTGCATGAGGAAAAAGTCTAGCACTAGAGCTGGCCTCAGATTGAAGGTCTCAATCGGAgtattctctttcttctctgtgGCAATAGTATTGGGTGCAATAACAGTAAGGAGAGCATATAAACGTTCCAATCAGGCAAAGCTTGCCAAGGCAAGAGAAGATTTGTTGAAATCAAACAACGGTGGGAAAACTGCAAGGATGTTTCACCTGAAAGAGGTAAAGAAAGCAACAAACAATTTCTCTGAAGACCGGGTTTTGGGAAGTGGTGGCTTTGGGGAAGTCTACAAAGGAGTGCTTCAAGATGGAACTCTGGTAGCTGTTAAGTCAGCTAGAGTTGGTAACATCAAAAGCACCCAGCAAGTACTCAATGAAGTTGGGATACTCTCTCAAGTCAATCACAAGAACTTGGTAAGACTCTTAGGATGTTGTGTGGAAGCTGAGCAGCCTTTGATGATCTATGAATACATTTCAAATGGAACACTTCATGACCATTTACATGGTAAGTACTCTACATTTCTTGACTGGAAGAAAAGGCTGAGAATTGCTTTACAAACTGCCGAAGCATTGACCTATCTTCACTCTGCGGCATACACTCCAATCTATCATAGAGATGTCAAGTCATCTAATATACTGTTGGATGATGACTTCAATGCTAAAGTTGCAGACTTCGGGCTTTCAAGGTTGGCTTGCCCTGGACTGAGTCATGTGTCAACCTGTGCTCAAGGGACATTAGGGTACTTGGATCCTGAATATTATCGCAACTACCAATTAACTGATAAAAGTGATGTCTATAGTTATGGGGTTGTACTGCTTGAGCTGCTAACTTCCCAAAAGGCGATTGACTTCTCACGGAACGAAAATGATGTCAACCTTGTCATTTTCGTCAGTGAACGGGCCACTGGCGGTGCACTCATGGACGTGGTGGATGACCGGCTGTTGGGAAAGGAACCGTCAGGTAATCTTGAAATAAGTGTAAGACTTTTCTCAGAACTTGCTCTTGCCTGCCTGCAGGAGAGGAAGACGGATAGGCCTTGCATGAAAGATGTTGTTCAAGAGCTGCAGCACATAATTCAAACCGTCGATCAAGAAGAGGTTTGA